The window CTTCTTCAGCGCCCGGGCCTTCGAGGACTTCGAACTGGCCTTTGTGGAACTGGAGACAGTCTATCGGCAGAAGGATCCGGAATTCATCCGGCTCCTGAACGCCATCCGCAACCGCTCCATCTCGGACGAGGACCTGGCGATCCTCAACCGCCGCGTCGATCCGGCGTTCGAGGCGCCCCCCCGGAGCTTCTACATCCATCTGACCAGCACGAACGACCTGGCGGACCGCATCAACGGGGAGCAACTGGCCCGGCTCCCGGGGGACCCCTGGACGGCCGTCGCCGCCGTGGACGGTGACTTCGAGGACCAGTACCTCCCGACGTCGCCGGTCCTGAAACTGAAGAAAGGCGCCCAGATCATGCTCCTCAACAACGACTCGCAGGGGCGCTGGATCAACGGCACCATCGGGAAGTTGAAGGGGGTGAAGCCGCAGGAGGAGGGACCGCCGCTCCTCCTGGCCCGCCTGGACAACGGGAAGAAAGTCGAGATTGCGCCTTATACTTGGGAGATTTTCCAGTTCTTCCTTCAGGACGGGGAGATCGCCTCCGAGGCGGTAGGCTCCTTCATGCAGTACCCGGTGCGTCTTGCCTTCGCCGTGACGATCCACAAGAGCCAGGGGAAAACCTTCCGGAACGCCGTCATCGACGTGGGACGTGGGACGTTCGCCCACGGCCAGATGTACGTTGCCCTCTCGCGGTGCACCGACCTCGACGGCCTCGTTCTCCGGAAGCCCGTCCGGAAGAGCCACATCCTCATGGACTGGCAGGTCGTCAACTTTCTCACCCGGTTCCAGTACGGCCAGGCGGCGCAGAGGAGCTCCCGGGAGGAGCGGATCGCGATCCTGGAAGAAGCCGTTCGGGAACGGAGGAAGCTGGAGATCGTCTACCTGAAGGCAAAGGACGAGAAGTCCCGGCGGACGATCCTCCCCCTCTTCGT of the Syntrophaceae bacterium genome contains:
- a CDS encoding AAA family ATPase, translated to MKRKHSEGGAADAGGEVDLNPQFMLALELMERTDRNVFITGRAGTGKSTLLRYFRDHSVKPVVVLAPTGVAAVTAGGQTIHSFFGFKPDITPSAIRRRVKGEKADLYRRLKIIIIDEVSMVRADLLDCVDRFLRLNGPAADRPFGGVQMIFIGDLYQLPPVVTSREREIFRSHYATPFFFSARAFEDFELAFVELETVYRQKDPEFIRLLNAIRNRSISDEDLAILNRRVDPAFEAPPRSFYIHLTSTNDLADRINGEQLARLPGDPWTAVAAVDGDFEDQYLPTSPVLKLKKGAQIMLLNNDSQGRWINGTIGKLKGVKPQEEGPPLLLARLDNGKKVEIAPYTWEIFQFFLQDGEIASEAVGSFMQYPVRLAFAVTIHKSQGKTFRNAVIDVGRGTFAHGQMYVALSRCTDLDGLVLRKPVRKSHILMDWQVVNFLTRFQYGQAAQRSSREERIAILEEAVRERRKLEIVYLKAKDEKSRRTILPLFVGEMTFSGHPFLGLQAHCLMREEKRTFNVDRILEIREVT